The genomic window CAATCGGCGCGATGGCAATATCAAACCTCTTGATGGTAATCCACTCTTCATTCTCAGCTCTCTCCCTTCCCTGTTTTGGTTTCAAGACAAAATTTGGCAAGAGATGATATGAAGCAAGAGTATTAGGCTGTTGTAGTGTATTTGATGTTACTGTTTCTTTGTTACTGCAGAAAACGCATCTTCTGGGAGTCCTACTAGAGTCTCTACTATCTATGGCGTAGGAGGAACTATTAGGCTCTTAGCAGGTGGAAAATGTTTTTCAACATTTCTCTATGTACTGTGTTGGGATCCAACAGTGATTTTTATATGCTGGTTTCGATTTCATTCATATATAGGAACATACTTGCTAGTTATAACGTCTCGGGAGGAAGTTGGAAATTTTCTCGGTTTACCGATTTTTAGAGTTACGGCTATGAAATTCTTACCTTGCAATGAGGCTTTGAGGTTTGCTACTGCTCAAGAAGTAAGGTTATTGTGAATTTCAATCGATATACGATTTTGTAGGGGTTTTGGAGTTTATGAACAAGTTAAGTTGTCTAAAGAACTTGGTCACTGGCTTTTGCAGAAAAAGGACGAAACATATTTTAGGACTCTGTTACAAGCACTTGAGACAACCCCTGGATTGTATTTTTCGTATGAAACAGATCTAACATTGAAGTAAGTTTCACTATCTCATGATATTAAGAGTTTTAAGTAGTTCCGCGGCTTGAGTTAGATACATTCATCCAATTTTACAGTCTTCAAAGAAGGTGCAAGCTAGCTGAAGGTTGGAATCGTAAGCCTATGTGGAAGCAGGTTGTTTATTCGTAtgattttttatctttaaaaaaagtATCTTCTTTGGATCCAGTGTCTGAATTTAAGTTCATCGCGTTAAAGTTAGGCTGAAGGTTTATTTGCTTGTCAGGCTGACCCTCGATATGTTTGGAACTGGCATCTTTTGGAGGACTTAATTGAATGCAAAGTAAGTTGTGTGgtttaaatttaattgattttcatTCCTTGTCAAACGTTAATGATCTAACCTTCTCTTATTGTGGCAGCTGGATGGTTTTATTATTCCTATACTTCAAGGAAAtatccttttctttatcttcttaatCTTCTGTTTAGCTTGTTCTTGGACTGTTTATAGATGTAATGTTGCGTTTTTCAAATATGCTTTTTAATAGACAGTACTCCAATACATGTTGTTTGATATTAACCAAGGCTTAAGTTACCAAGTTGCTGAGCTAAAGCTCAAGAATTCTCCTGCTGTGGTATCGATAATGTCCAGGCGCTGTACACGACGTCTAGGTAGGGTTTAATTAGTTCTGCCAGAAAATTCAGTGGCATCCATGTTTGTTTGACAGTCTTATTGGAATTGGCATCCCAGGTACACGTATGTGGAGAAGAGGAGCCAATCTTGAAGGGGACGCTGCTAATTTTGTCGAATCTGAACAAATAGTGGAGATTAATGGTTTCAAGTTCTCATTATTGCAGGTATATCCTTGTTAGGATCTCATTCATGTGCAGTGTCTTCTTAAAATGATAGTTTCATGCTTCGATACTGGTTTATTTGCAGTAGCTGTGgaattatatttattgatgATATGAAATGCTGTGTGGGGTTTCTTTCATAGCCCTGGAAAACTAATATCCTATGTAACTCATTTCAGCTGAATGGTTACactgtttttttaaaaatttgatatgcTTGAAAATGCACTGTTTCATTATTTGGGTTCTTCATCTCTCAACTTAGTTTATTATACCttgcttttctctttctctgtgtttAAGGTTCCCTTTCATTTCTTGCGATTGTAACTGTCTTGCTTTCACTGACTAGGTTCGAGGTTCAATCCCACTTCTTTGGGAGCAGATCGTTGATTTGAGTTATAAGCCACGGCTTAAGATAAATAAGCATGAAGAGACGGTACctttttatgattttcttactagattaattatatgatGTCCAGCACTCAATCTTAATAAGCTAAATTTCTGCCTCCAGCCAAAAGTTGTACAGCGCCATTTCCATGATCTTTGCCAAAGATATGGAGAAATTATGGCAGTTGACCTAACAGATCAGGTTAATTTCTTTGTTCCCCattcctgaaaacaaaattaaatggCACTAAACATATGTGCACTTTGAAATCTATGACATCTGAACTCCACCTCTAGTACAGTTTCTGCTCTGGAATTTTCACTTACTTACTTTCATTGTATGATTAACTTTGTCTCTCACACGTGACTTATTAGCATGGAGATGAAGGTGCATTAAGCAAAGCATATGCCACCGAGATGGAGAAGCTTCCTGATGTGAGGTAAAAATCTGTATGCACATCGACGCATTTACCTTCTACCCGTCAGTCTTATCATTTCTGTATTTGGTTATCGTTCGGGATACCTCTTAGCGTACACTGTGAATTTTTGCTATTTCGTGACACTTGAACATTTTGTCGTTTGTTTGGATATCTTTTACCTTCTCTTGATTCAAATTGTTCCTCGATCGTACACATCAAATTAATGATAGTTTATGACTCAGATATGTCTCCTTTGACTTCCATCAAGTCTGTGGAACTACAAACTTCGACAACCTGGGGGTACTGTATGAGCAGATTGGGGATGAATTTGAAAAGCAAGGGTAAGAATTACGGTTTTGGTTCTACTCATTTCAGATCTAGAAACTGAGTTGATATGGTTAGCAGTCAGAGGTTGTTCGTTTGGTTTAATTTAGCTAGCGCTGCTATATAGAGAATTTTATTTCACCTGCGACTAATCCAGGCTGAGCAGATATTTCCTTGTAGACGCAGACGAGAACATCCTAGAAGAGCAGAAAGGAGTTATCAGATCTAACTGCATCGACTGTCTTGACCGCACAAATGTTACCCAGGTTTGTTGAATTATTTCTTactctctttcattttcatttctagtAGGCATCTTGATTGGTACGGTATGTTCTATACAACTCATGGGTGATTAGGTGGGACATGTAAAGCACCGTTGGTAAATCCCCTCCATTTGTGTCATTTGAGTTTTTGGGATCTTGGTTGTGCATTTACTAAATTGTTTGCGataaaaaatcattgtttacatatttaaCTTCATGAAATATTGTCTCTGGTTGCACATAACGGCTAAAATCTACTTGCTGTAGAGCCATACAAGCTTGTTAGATGGTTGAAAACTTGTACTTTTCATTGAACTGCTTCTGATTGCagtcaatattttttttgttgtatcaTATGAAAAGAGTTTCATGGGCCAAAAAAGTCTGAATCTACAACTTCAAAGGATCGGAGTGTGCGATTCCACAGAGTGTATATCCACGTTCGAAGATGATTACACAAAGTTCAGAACAAGTAAGTGGTTGTCaccattttcaaaatttcagcGCAGGTTCCAGTTATATAGCTGTAGAATATCTTCTGGCGTACCTCAAAAATTTAATCCTTTGGGTTCACTACTAGTTTGGGCTGAGCAAGGGGACGAGGTTAGTTTGCAATATGCCGGGACATATGCTCTTAAGGGCGACCTCGTAAGGTGAGTAATCTCTGTCTGTGATCCTTCTTAAGATCATATTGATTACAGTTGGCTTACAGAGTTACAGTCTTGTGATAGTGATGATGACTTCTTTTAACCATACATCAACATTGTTAGAAGTTTCCATGCTGTTCTCTCAGACATGAATACACTTGCCATATTACTAGACTGATAACCTGTAATAACAAGCTTGAGTTCTCTGTTTACCTTGGATGCAGTTTTCTCTGAATTGGTATAGGCCTCAGCTTGAATCAATACAATAGTTTAGAAAGACCAtgtaaatgataatatttacatattaGCAATATACGCTATGGGGTATTTTGGTGCAGGTACGGGAAACAGACTATGACTGGAGCTATCAAAGATGGCCTCAGTGCAATGTCGAGATATTATCTGAATAATTTCCAAGATGGTGTAAGGCAGGCAAGTTTCTTCTGCAATTATAATTGAATCAGCAAATTAGAGGTGAGGTATGAAGATGAGAAACTGAAggtagagaaaacaaaattttatttttcaggaTGCTTTGGACCTCATAAGTGGTCGCTACACAGTGGGCACACACAGCCCTTCACAACTCCAGCCCATTGGATCACAACCGTCTGTATGTTCCTCCTAACCGCTTAAGATTGTGTGTTTGCATTATATGTTTTCGTTtacttaataattttttttgtcaaatgaACCCACTACCTTAAACATACTAAAATGTTTCATTAGTTAATTGCAAACGTAAACGCCAAATGAAAATGGCgtttgcatttgcatttgcatttgcaCTTTACTGGAAAACTGCAAATGGTAACAAACTTAGAAATTGCATTTGAAACGATGGAGACcatataattaaacaatttgGTCAAACAGAAGATGCTGACtggattttgtttgttgtggtGAAAATAAAACAGTTTCTGCCGGTAGCATCAGCATTGTTGATAGGTGGTGTAACAGTGACATCTTTCACAATTCATCAAGGTAAAGGCTTGTAATTCATATGATTATACATTACatgattgtattttgattgatttgtttgtgtatgtgtgtgtgtgttgggTGGAAAAAACAGCGGGAAGAAACACGCAGCAGTATCTGGCGTCGGCTTTGTGGGCTGGAGTGACTGCAGGAGTTGTGGCGATGATCAAAGCCAATGGAAGGCACTTGACTTCAAGGCCTCGTCTTTGCCATCTAATTTGATTCCATTTGAATTGAGATTATTTGCGTCTCACATTCTTCCCAAAACCCACACCCACTGTCCCTCTTTGCTTTCTCGTTCAACGTCCGcacaaaccaaaaatcgaACTAAAAGTCTATATTACTGAACTTCTTTATTCAATGCAATCAGTTTTATAAcccaaaataatataagaagatttcttccaaaacatttttttttgttacaggTTGGTAAATTCTTGCGAAATAGAAAACCAACCGTCCAAAAACCGAACTCTGGTCAgtgtaaacaaagaaacacaactTAATTGACACTTTGACATTCACCAAAAGTTATTGACATTGGCAATTTGAATTAATAAAAGGTTAACAAATGGTATTTCCCCCAGTACAAGCCACAAGACGAATCCATATTGCAAGAAGCAATAACTGGATTAAGTTTTGCAACAACGATATTATTCCCCCATTGGACCCTAAATCTTTTTGGGTCAGATTATTTGGCACATTTGTAGATGTAAACCCCACATCACAATATCAATACTAACCAAcagacaacaacaaacaatggACAACCTTTTAACTTAGAGACGGCTACGTGTAGCCGGTTTGAAACTCGCAATACCCGTTACTTCCCTCCCTGTTACTAAGGTGTTTATATCATAAGTCCCTTCGTATGTATAAATGGGTTCAAGGTCACAGAAAGCCTGcaaattttccaaattcatGACTTAACCATGATCTTTCTTCAATAATAGCCAACAACCAAGTCAAATATGAAGATTTGCTCACCTTTGCTACCAGAAAATCTGCTAGAATTCCATTCCCACCAAGTAATTCCCGACCTAGCGAAGCAGTTTCTCTCGCTTTTGATGAAATCCATGCCTAGTGGAAACACATAATTGGTTATGCAAACGATATTATTCAATGTTTACTGAGCTATGTTTGATTAGTAGAATAGATCACAAGCAAAATGTATCTTGTCTCAATACAATATTTTCTGCATTTCGATAGTATAATAAGCATGAACTTCCTGCATTTCGATACAATATTTTCGCATACGATTACGACTATACACGAATACCAGGAGACGTGACTGGTCTCTAAGCGCAATACAGATACATTCACAACTTTCCCTAATCTCTATACACAAACACCTTTATTGTATGTTGCTACACATTCTATTCAAGGAATCAAGTGATGCATCTCATAGAAAATATGACAGGTCTTCTACCAAATGGTTCATAACTCATGAGCACCTATCGTTGTTTAAATATCTTACCCCTACTTATTTCGGCTAGCGTACTGACTATGTAATCAGACAACATGTTTCTCTATTTTGAAAAAGGATTTCTTGTTATAATACCTTTCCTAAACTGGCTTGACCTGGAGTCATCTGACCCGTCTCATACAGCTTGCAGAGACGCCAACCCATTAGAAACATCGCTTGAACGTTACCCAGCATCTGCACAAGCTTCTGTTGGTTTAACTGGAAAGCAGCCAACGGTGCTCCAAACTGTTTCCTCTCCTTCAGATACCTTGAAACAATACATATTAATGGAAAACTGTAAGTAACGAAATGAAAGCTCATACTAGGATTACAGAGATCTGGCGGTTTCCCGGAAATACCTGTGGCACATATCGTAGATTCCCATTGATATGCCGATTGGTTGCCAGGCCACCATTACACGTGAGACAGCCAGAACCTATTCAAGTGTAGacaaacatttaattataacaaagaaaagaggaagatgtGACGTTTTTCTGGTGATAAAGTATTTTAGAGCATTTTGGGGTTATGTAGTAGAATTATCACAACAGTACCTTGCTGGTGTCCTGAAAAGAATTTACCCCAGGTAACCGATCCTCATCTGGAACAAAGACATTCTGTAGTAGAATATCTCCATTTTGAACCATACGTAAACCTATTTTATTTGGGATCTTAGTAGCCTTTAGGCCAGGCGCATCTTTCTTGACTATGAATCTGAAAGAGGGTTGCTGATAAGTTTCTAATGCAGGAAATATAGTCTATATAAGATGAATGAGGAGCCAGACATTAGTCCAGTATGCACTTGATAACGGTCCTTACCAAATTTATTGTTCAGAACATTCAATTGCGTAGCAACCTATTTAGCATTCTTTATGAAAATGGATTTTTACAGCACTACCATAAGATGAAATCAAGAGCCACCTCATTACCTTCAGTTTTCTGGGAACGACCTCTACACCTAAGATACAAAATCTGAGAGATCTAAGAAAGCCAATAATCTGACTTACCCGTTGATTTGGTTAGTTGTTGTATTCCTCGCAAAGATGATCAACAGATCTGCAAAGGTGCTGTTTCCAATCCAACGCTTTTGTCCATTAATTTTCCAACCTCCTTCAACCTGATACAGTAAACCAgtcaaaacaatgaaacattaCTGTACTTGCATAAGTATAGAAAGATAGATACAAGTAACTGAATACTAGGAGAGAAGGCAGCCCCACCTTTGTTGCAGTCGTTCCTAGACCACTTGCATCGCTTCCATTGTCGGGCTCTGTCAAAGCCTTTATAGAAGTCCAATATAGGTAATGGTATCAACAGGATGTTTGTATAACACAATAAAACACTATTCAAGGGATGCAAATCATCTAATTCCAAGATCCACGTACTCACCCAACAAGCCACAGTATTCAATTGAGCCAAAGAAGGCAAATACTTCTCCTTCTGTGCTTCTGATCCACAGAGTGCTATTCTTGACAAAATCAAAGGAAATAAACTTATGCAAATCCTAGAATGATCTTTACTAGGACaactaaatattaaacaagcttagaaataaatattaggTGCTCTTACCAATAGTGAGCATGCCCAAAGAAGAATGCACCAAAATGAAAGTCGAACAACTTGCATCAACTCTAGCTATTTCTGCTGTGGCAATTGCATTGGCGGTGATGGAGAGACCAGGACATCCATAACCCTAAGAAgtcaaaccaaatcaatacTGAAGCTTCTATCCacataatcaaacaaacaaaaacccagaGACAGGCATTGCAAATTACCTTGATCGAGCCACCAGCAACACCCATAGCCCCAAGCTTTGGAGTGATATGGAATGGAAATTCTGCTTTCTCCCAGTACTGAGTAAAACCCAAAGGAAGAACAATGAGATAACGCTAACTATACAatcaaagcaaacaaagaaaaaacaaaacacgtCGAACATGAAGATCTACCTCTGTCATTATTGGAGCAACTTCTTTCTCCATGCATTCCCTCACTTTCTTCCGGATAGCTTGTTCTTCCGGAGTCAGTAGATCATTGAAATGATAATAGTCTGAAGCTGTAAACAGTATATCCACAAATGAGACAGAGAAACAcaataaatcatcaaaatataaatcCTCTGGAAGAAGAAATCCTTACTACAAGGTGGAAATGTAGAGGCTGGAGTTGCTTGAGGAAATGCTACAGACATTTCCATAGGTGGCAAATCAAAGTATGAactcttcaccttcttctcaTTACTAGCTGCAAGACCAAAACACAATTCTTATTTCATAATCAATATTCTCAacactcaaaaccaaaacgcAATGCATAATCTCGTTTCTAATTCCTATATACAACAGATTCCATAAGTTTCAACAATCATGATCCCTAGCATCATCATCTGCAAATGAAACAGTCTGCGAAAAATTCACCATCTGCGTCAAATTACGGTAAACTAACAcgcaaaacaaaatctcattGACCTAATCAACACAATCACCTGTTTGATCGAAATGATCGACACATAAATCATccaaaacgacaaaaaaaaaaagatcgaACGAGCGAGCAAAATAGCTGCATCAAACGATGAGGAAGACGAAACAAGTATACCGTGAAAAAGGAAGAGTATGGGTACGAAAACGAACCTCGATCTGCAGATGAAAGCACCGCCATGGTTATGATAGTGACGGAGAAATTGTTCTTTGGCTTCGTGATGATCGAATGTTGAAGGAAGGATATGAATTGTAATGAGATAGATACTAGTACTCACCAGGATCCGACCCGGTTAAGTCGGAGTATTTGGATTTTTGTaagataatgtttttttcatagaAGTTATCAACTTATcctgatttcaatttttttctgcTGACAAGGACGATATTAACGATAACGACAGGTGATGAAATGTTAGGAATTTTAGCCGTAGAACCTGAAAAAGACGTTTAAAAATCTCGACAAAATCGTTTCGTTAACGTTTCATTGTTGAATTAAACGACAGCGAAATGAACATAACTTGTTGCTATTCCTTTGTCTTTGTCGTATGAATTATAGAAGCTTTGATAATtcattattaataaaagaTTATGAATAGTTACTTTAGCATTTTGATCGTATATGAAGTCTCGAAGATACTACCGGTTATCGCTTCATTGATTCGGAAAGTTTAATTGCTTTTGTTGATGTCGATAGATTCattgttatttgtttctatgtttttatattttttttgtcatgaGACCAAATTGTAGGATttagcaaaaataaataaaaaataaaatcttgaaCCGGTTTTAATCCGTTAAAATTGCTAATCTTGAAACCTTGGTCTTCCATATAGAAATCATGGAGGGATTTGAGACATGCATAATTGGTCGTACGTACGTGTGAGGTGGTGGTGTTACTTAAGACCAAAATTATGCTATATGCAACATGCTACGGAAAAATATTAACTGATGTTGTTCAAGGTGAGACTTGCAAtcatttaaattgtttatagcatatttttcattttaattaagaattttaGCTCGTACTGAGAATGAGATATAAATCAATACAAATTCAACTTTATTGCCAAGCCAATGGGGGACAcatgaaaagaataaaattagaaaatgttAAACGAGATATGAGTGCATTGAAACCTTGTTTTTGTAGCATACTcgagtttttatttatatatggcCCATCATGCTATGCTTTCTCTTTCGCTTATACCATTGAGCTTCGCGACATTTGAGGAAAAGACAAGCCCAACACATTTTACTTTAACAATAACTAATCAACCTCTACTTCTTTtctattaaacaaaatgttaaagggtttttttattttcttataatgcATTCATTTACCTTGTCCTAATGTCCCGATAAATCTTGCCTTTTAAGTTCTTTGACTAGTGGCTACCAAATTCTTTTAGAATCTGTAATGATTATCATTGACCAACTGTGTCTGTGTTTTCCTAAATTTACAAAGACATCACGATGTAAAAGCTTCGGGGTGGATTGTTTATGGAAGCGGTCAAGCAAAGAATATGGATGGGTTCACGAGGAATCACTAGTGTGTGTGAcattatgatattttgttatcGGTTTAATGGATTTTGCCAATTATAAGAGAATCTATGTTGCAAGATGGTAGATGATCGCACTACAAAAAAGTGATGAGCCAAAAATATAGTCACACGTTGTCCAATGGAATCTTCACCACGAAATGAAAAAAGTTCAAGTGATCTTTTGGACGTCATGCAAAAATGGAAGATGATGACGGTTACAAATTGATCTGTCTAGACatcttatcttctttattCATGGCAAGTCTTTGGTACTACTATACGTGTGATGTGAACGCATTTCAGATAAGTTAAGTAGATATATATCTTGTTGTATGTGTGAATGCATCTCCACATCTTGAGATTTGGTTGGTTAACATTGGGTTAAATGTGAACGCGTCTTTGGAatagtatataataataatttagacGCGCGTTTGTTAActttcaaacatttttgtgAACCACGCTCCACCAAATAAGACATGTGGTGGACGTTGCAACTAGATTTACGCATCTTGATGGGTTTCCAAAAATGGTAAGTAGAAATTGGTTTTCTCTCAAAAGCACCAttatttagggtttgggaATGAAAAAAGTTTGTATCTTTATCGTTATGATTTTACTCATGCTAAACCAAAGGTTTCTTCATCGCGTTTTGGACTTCGTCTTATCTACCGCCCTATGTGTTACATGATACGACATATATGATACCcagaaaaaaattcatgtgTGCGGGACAAAAAGCCTCAGatgacttttgattttgaaaaactatgatcatttttaaaaaagttgtagaaattaaatcattttgaaCTATTCGATGCAACCAACCTATCTAAAAATGAAGTAAATTCCGCAATTTTAGATAGATGGACATCCTCAGATCACATCCATTTAAACTACCATAATACACGTAGATGGCTCTAGACCTCTAGTAGAAGATATGATACTACTATCTTTGATATGTCGACATTGGAAGATACATTTTACACCGTAGAGCTTTGTGGATATTTCGAAAGTAATTAGtgtataattcaaatcaattaaatttagatatataaatgtacCATTCTAATGCAAATcctttataacaaaaaaaaaaaggacttTCCCAAAGGCCAAACAAATGATTGTTGACATTGACCACACGATCGTTTAGAAACATCACAAATTTTCAATCTCCTCCTAGTCTCCTAGGCTCATACCACTTACGTTCGCATGTTACATACCTTTTTTGAAATGGCCAGCTCATTTTTGATCAAATGAATACTGGATTTACAATGGGAAAAAATTCTGCATCTATGTTCTtagatttacaaaataaactaGAAATGTTCGTTTTagtattttctttctatgaaATAACTTGTtgttttatgaattatgagtCTAAAAATGGCATATTAGAACCAAAAAAGATTAGCACATGAcatttcaaaatcttaaatggtaacattttcaagatttttattCTATCATTAGTTGTTTCTATCATGAcatttcaaaatcttaaatgGCATATTAgaaccaaaaaattatttgttttattttgtacgTACAATTaccatatttttattcattgtcATAGTTGTTCAGGTGGATCTTAGATATTTCAAAGTATAAAATTTGTGATCGTATTTTAGATGATTACACACATATCACATATGTAATGCACATAATATTTCCAAATTAAaggtaaaatattatttttaccggagtatgtatatattcaatccagattatttttaaaaaattagattttttttgaatgatcAGTCTTATCAAGAATTCAAAAGATAGTGTTGTTGTCAATCAAAAttactaaaagaaaattgtttagtCAACATATATACGTAccttaataaatatttttcttagaatCTAAAGGAATTTACAgatgttaaaataaaatccaatAAAGTGTAAATTTACCAAACAAGTAAAGaccatttttcaaaaagaaaaagaaaccaaggAGACCAAATTATGATTGAGTTTTacaaaatacagaaaataaagaaattaaataaatatcaaaaactcaaaagagacctctcttctctctctctctctctctctcgctacTCTCATCTTCACCGTACGCTTCTTCGATCTACGCTTCTCTCTAGCTATAGCTTCCATTGTCACGATTCCTCCCAAAGCGTAGAATGTGGAACCCTAGATACCTCAAATTCAGCTAGAGATCTATCTACTTTCACCTCTATTACTTTCTACTTCTGAAACCCCTCATCAGAGCTACACACAGTGATGGGAAACTGTTGCAGATCTCCCGCAGCAGTTGCTAGAGAAGACGTGAAATCCAACTATTCCGGCCACGATCACGCCCGCAAAGACGCCGCCGGCGGTAAAAAATCGGCGCCGATTCGAGTTCTAAGCGATGTTCCCAAGGAAAACATCGAGGACCGTTACTTACTCGACAGAGAACTCGGCCGCGGCGAGTTTGGTGTCACTTACCTCTGTATCGAGAGGTCCTCGCGTGACCTACTCGCTTGCAAATCGATCTCCAAGAGGAAGCTTAGAACTGCTGTGGATATTGAAGATGTTAAAAGAGAAGTAGCGATTATGAAGCATTTGCCTAAGAGTTCGAGTATTGTTACTTTGAAAGAAGCTTGTGAGGATGATAATGCTGTGCATTTGGTTATGGAGCTTTGTGAAGGTGGCGAGCTTTTCGATCGGATTGTTGCGAGAGGTCATTATACGGAGCGTGCTGCTGCTGGTGTTACTAAGACTATTGTTGAGGTTGTGCAGCTTTGTCATAAGCATGGTGTGATTCATAGAGATTTGAAGCCCGAgaactttttgtttgctaaTAAGAAGGAGAACTCGCCTTTGAAAGCTATTGATTTTGGATTGTCGATTTTCTTCAAGCCAGGTCTGTTActgcttttgattttaaagTAGATTTCAATTCTCTAGCTTTTATTGTTGATTATTAGTGTTGTTGTAGTGGAATACTGGGTCATAGAGGGAGCTTCTAGTTTAttgtaggatttatgtttcttgattGATACATACCTTTGATGTATTTTGACCAGTTTATTTGGTGTTGATGCTGTTTTTGTAATGCTTACATATGACCAGGTGAGAAATTCTCTGAGATTGTTGGGAGTCCATATTACATGGCACCTGAGGTGCTTAAGCGGAATTATGGACCCGAAATAGATATTTGGAGTGCTGGAGTGATTCTTTATATTCTCTTGTGTGGAGTTCCTCCGTTCTGGGCAGGTCTGTTAACcccttcctctcttctctagTCTTTCGATTTCCTCTGCCGGAGCATTTGCTAGTTTTTCGATTCCTCTGCCGGATTCTTATAATACCTTAGCATGCTAGTCTTTTGTAAATTGTAGTTTCAGccagttttttctttgaaccACAGAGTCAGAACAGGGAGTTGCTCAGGCTATTCTGCGTGGAGTAATTGATTTTAAGAGGGAACCGTGGCCAAACATTTCTGAGACCGCTAAGAATCTAGTCAGACAAATGTTAGAGCCTGATCCAAAGCGTCGGCTGACTGCAAAGCAAGTGCTTGGTACATAGAAGCTACCTTTGCCTTATGCTCTT from Arabidopsis thaliana chromosome 3, partial sequence includes these protein-coding regions:
- the CPK13 gene encoding calcium-dependent protein kinase 13; its protein translation is MGNCCRSPAAVAREDVKSNYSGHDHARKDAAGGKKSAPIRVLSDVPKENIEDRYLLDRELGRGEFGVTYLCIERSSRDLLACKSISKRKLRTAVDIEDVKREVAIMKHLPKSSSIVTLKEACEDDNAVHLVMELCEGGELFDRIVARGHYTERAAAGVTKTIVEVVQLCHKHGVIHRDLKPENFLFANKKENSPLKAIDFGLSIFFKPGEKFSEIVGSPYYMAPEVLKRNYGPEIDIWSAGVILYILLCGVPPFWAESEQGVAQAILRGVIDFKREPWPNISETAKNLVRQMLEPDPKRRLTAKQVLEHPWIQNAKKAPNVPLGDVVKSRLKQFSVMNRFKRKALRVIAEFLSTEEVEDIKVMFNKMDTDNDGIVSIEELKAGLRDFSTQLAESEVQMLIEAVHISFPSTSPYIYY